A section of the Streptomyces sp. Je 1-369 genome encodes:
- a CDS encoding LysR family transcriptional regulator: MDHVPPGVELRHLRGFLAVADELNFTQAAAVLRVGQPALTRTVRALEDALGTRLLERTTRRVALTEAGARLRDELAPLLSRVDGALRGAGSEPPLLRLGFTSLLPQACAELVHAFKAATGAGVRLVRRNEPLAGLLSGACDVAVVRGDVPSGAAVRTRVLLREPRVAVVARGAAELAGRRVVDWAELADVPLVVNTVTGTTSPELWPPERRPRLACTADNLDEWLEAVAAGHGVGIAPEPVARRHTHPALRCVRLKNAPPVTVRLAIPTRDPHPLAEQYVNRAPQFSDASSG; encoded by the coding sequence ATGGATCACGTACCGCCCGGCGTCGAACTGCGCCACCTGCGAGGTTTCCTCGCCGTCGCCGACGAGCTGAACTTCACGCAGGCCGCCGCCGTGCTCCGCGTCGGCCAGCCCGCGCTGACGCGGACCGTGCGGGCGCTGGAGGACGCGCTCGGCACCCGCCTCCTGGAGCGGACCACGCGCCGGGTCGCCCTCACCGAGGCCGGGGCCCGGCTCCGCGACGAGCTGGCGCCGCTGCTGTCCCGGGTCGACGGGGCGCTGCGCGGCGCGGGCAGCGAGCCCCCTCTCCTGCGCCTCGGGTTCACCTCACTCCTGCCCCAGGCATGCGCCGAGCTGGTGCACGCGTTCAAGGCGGCGACGGGGGCGGGTGTGCGGCTCGTGCGGCGGAACGAGCCCCTCGCCGGGCTCCTCTCGGGCGCGTGCGACGTCGCGGTCGTACGGGGTGACGTGCCGTCCGGCGCCGCGGTCCGCACGCGGGTGCTGCTGCGGGAGCCGCGCGTCGCCGTCGTCGCACGCGGGGCCGCGGAGCTGGCGGGGCGGCGCGTGGTCGACTGGGCGGAGCTCGCGGACGTGCCGCTGGTGGTGAACACGGTGACCGGCACGACGAGCCCGGAGCTGTGGCCCCCGGAGCGCCGCCCCCGGCTCGCCTGCACCGCGGACAACCTCGACGAGTGGCTGGAGGCGGTCGCCGCGGGCCACGGCGTGGGCATCGCCCCGGAACCGGTGGCCCGCAGACACACGCATCCGGCACTGCGCTGCGTACGCCTGAAGAACGCTCCGCCGGTGACCGTGCGCCTGGCGATCCCGACGAGGGACCCGCACCCCCTGGCGGAGCAGTACGTGAACCGGGCCCCTCAGTTCAGCGACGCGTCGTCCGGATAG
- a CDS encoding beta-N-acetylhexosaminidase codes for MTFEHLIPAPARAEATQSSSFVIDADTTLWAGPGTESTERWLRAALGAALGLSLRPGAEGAANSLALRVDDSLEPEAYRLTVDGDRVEIQGGAGAGVFWGAQTLRQLVGPDAFRRARLRPGAEHSVPACVVEDAPRFGWRGMMLDVSRHFMPKEGVLRYLDLLAAHKLNVFHFHITDDQGWRVEIKRHPKLTEVGSWRSRTRWGHRASPLWQEHPHGGHYTQDDIREIVAYADSLHITVVPEVDIPGHSQAAITAYPYLGNSDVIDTEALTVWDSWGVSPNVLAPTEEVLRFYEGVFEEILDLFPSTFVHVGGDECPKDQWKASPTAQARIKELGVGDEDGLQSWFIRHFDRWLADRGRRLIGWDEILEGGLADGATVSSWRGYRGGIDAAKAGHDVVMCPEQQVYLNFREDGGPDEPMPIAYVRTLEDVYRFEPVPAELTEEEAAHVIGTQANVWTEVMEHQGRVDYQVFPRLAAFSEVAWRQLPAPAERDFADFERRMSAHYKRLDALGVDYRPPTGPLPRHQRPGVLGRPMEGAPPNV; via the coding sequence ATGACCTTTGAGCACCTCATCCCGGCGCCCGCACGCGCCGAGGCCACGCAGAGCTCGTCCTTCGTCATCGACGCCGACACGACCCTCTGGGCAGGTCCCGGTACCGAGTCCACCGAGCGGTGGCTGCGGGCCGCGCTCGGCGCCGCGCTCGGTCTGTCCCTCCGCCCCGGCGCCGAAGGCGCCGCCAACTCCCTTGCCCTGCGCGTCGACGACTCCCTGGAGCCCGAGGCGTACCGGCTCACCGTCGACGGCGACCGCGTCGAGATCCAAGGCGGCGCGGGCGCCGGTGTCTTCTGGGGTGCCCAGACGCTCCGTCAGCTCGTCGGCCCCGACGCCTTCCGGCGGGCGCGGCTGCGGCCCGGCGCCGAGCACTCCGTCCCCGCGTGCGTCGTCGAGGACGCCCCGCGCTTCGGCTGGCGCGGCATGATGCTCGACGTCTCCCGGCACTTCATGCCGAAGGAAGGCGTCCTGCGCTACCTCGACCTGCTCGCCGCCCACAAGCTCAACGTCTTCCACTTCCACATCACGGACGACCAGGGCTGGCGCGTGGAGATCAAGCGCCACCCGAAGCTCACCGAGGTCGGCTCCTGGCGCTCCCGCACCCGCTGGGGCCACCGCGCCTCGCCGCTCTGGCAGGAGCACCCGCACGGCGGTCACTACACGCAGGACGACATCCGCGAGATCGTCGCGTACGCGGACTCCCTGCACATCACCGTCGTCCCGGAGGTGGACATCCCGGGCCACTCGCAGGCCGCGATCACCGCCTACCCGTACCTCGGCAACTCCGACGTCATCGACACCGAGGCGCTCACCGTCTGGGACAGCTGGGGCGTCAGCCCGAACGTCCTCGCCCCCACCGAAGAGGTACTCCGCTTCTACGAAGGTGTCTTCGAGGAGATCCTCGACCTCTTCCCGTCCACCTTCGTCCACGTCGGCGGCGACGAGTGCCCCAAGGACCAGTGGAAGGCGTCGCCCACCGCGCAGGCCCGCATCAAGGAGCTCGGGGTCGGTGACGAGGACGGGCTGCAGAGCTGGTTCATCCGGCACTTCGACCGCTGGCTCGCCGACCGCGGACGCCGCCTCATCGGCTGGGACGAGATCCTGGAGGGCGGCCTCGCCGACGGCGCCACCGTCTCCTCCTGGCGCGGCTACCGGGGCGGCATCGACGCGGCCAAGGCGGGCCACGACGTCGTCATGTGTCCCGAGCAGCAGGTGTACTTGAACTTCCGGGAGGACGGCGGCCCGGACGAGCCGATGCCGATCGCGTACGTCCGCACCCTGGAGGACGTCTACCGCTTCGAGCCCGTCCCCGCCGAGCTCACCGAGGAGGAGGCGGCCCACGTCATCGGCACCCAGGCCAACGTGTGGACCGAGGTGATGGAGCACCAGGGACGCGTCGACTACCAGGTGTTCCCGCGCCTCGCGGCCTTCAGCGAGGTGGCGTGGCGGCAGCTGCCCGCCCCGGCCGAACGTGACTTCGCCGACTTCGAGCGGCGAATGTCCGCCCACTACAAGCGCCTTGACGCCCTGGGCGTCGACTACCGCCCGCCGACCGGCCCTCTGCCGCGACACCAGCGCCCCGGTGTGCTCGGACGCCCGATGGAGGGGGCGCCCCCGAACGTGTGA
- a CDS encoding DUF3039 domain-containing protein has protein sequence MSTLEPEPERGAGTGTLVEPTPQVSHGDGDHERYAHYVQKDKIMASALDGTPVVALCGKVWVPGRDPKKYPVCPMCKEIYESMGAGGDNDKGGKDGGKK, from the coding sequence ATGAGCACTCTTGAGCCCGAGCCCGAGCGCGGGGCAGGTACGGGGACCCTCGTTGAGCCGACACCTCAGGTGTCGCACGGTGACGGCGACCACGAGCGCTATGCGCACTACGTCCAGAAGGACAAGATCATGGCGAGCGCGCTGGACGGCACGCCCGTCGTCGCGCTCTGCGGCAAGGTGTGGGTCCCCGGCCGCGACCCGAAGAAGTACCCCGTCTGTCCCATGTGCAAGGAGATCTACGAGTCCATGGGCGCCGGCGGGGACAACGACAAGGGCGGCAAGGACGGCGGCAAGAAGTAG
- a CDS encoding (2Fe-2S)-binding protein — protein sequence MSDDRHEENTADGGGWQPHPQGEYDSDATAFVQLPEGMLDAPLAAPGHGYVPPQITVNPTVADATDPAATGAWVMPPEVTGAVRWPEAGTVREQPPVHADPHADAHAYDPRATGQWSFPEAESPVGQQPTYEQEYEPAYEQEYAHQYGQEPAAPPADVTGQWSIPVANGDLPDESGEFTASSLAAQWGGGTPPATLPGGAPAPWATGAGAGAPWGAQAQEVLHEPAPERVAEPEPQPRPQPDPAPRPEAGAEPESRFEKTQLLRAIKLPSAEPPVAEPEPDPEPEPDPEPELEIAPEPEPELAPEPVEEPAEVAPELAPEAAVEAPEEAEPTDAPDADETAAPDDAATPDEAPAPDETVDESADATAAETPDVTPLHDDHPLVSYVLRVNGTDRPVTGAWIGESLLYVLRERLGLAGAKDGCSQGECGACNVQVDGRLVASCLVPAATTAGSEVRTVEGLAADGQPSDVQRALAACGAVQCGFCVPGMAMTVHDLLEGNPAPTDLEARRALCGNLCRCSGYRGVLDAVREVVAEREASARDEHEQYEQHDQQEQPGHGHAEARIPHQAGPYGQDGGHA from the coding sequence GTGAGCGACGACCGGCACGAAGAGAACACGGCCGACGGCGGCGGCTGGCAGCCGCATCCGCAGGGGGAGTACGACTCCGACGCCACGGCGTTCGTGCAGCTCCCCGAAGGCATGCTGGACGCCCCGCTCGCCGCCCCCGGCCACGGTTACGTACCGCCGCAGATAACGGTCAACCCCACCGTCGCCGACGCCACCGATCCGGCCGCCACCGGCGCCTGGGTCATGCCGCCCGAGGTGACGGGCGCGGTGCGGTGGCCCGAGGCGGGCACGGTGCGGGAACAGCCGCCCGTGCACGCGGACCCGCACGCGGACGCGCACGCGTACGACCCCCGGGCCACGGGGCAGTGGAGCTTCCCCGAGGCGGAGTCGCCGGTGGGGCAGCAGCCGACGTACGAGCAGGAGTACGAGCCCGCCTACGAGCAGGAGTACGCCCACCAGTACGGGCAGGAGCCCGCCGCTCCCCCCGCCGACGTCACCGGCCAGTGGTCGATCCCCGTCGCCAATGGTGACCTGCCGGACGAATCGGGCGAGTTCACGGCGTCCTCGCTGGCCGCGCAGTGGGGCGGCGGCACGCCTCCCGCGACGCTGCCCGGCGGCGCGCCCGCGCCCTGGGCGACCGGGGCGGGGGCGGGTGCGCCGTGGGGCGCGCAGGCGCAGGAGGTGCTGCACGAGCCTGCTCCGGAGCGGGTCGCGGAGCCCGAGCCGCAGCCGCGGCCGCAGCCGGACCCTGCGCCGCGGCCCGAGGCCGGGGCGGAACCCGAGAGCCGGTTCGAGAAGACGCAGCTGCTGCGTGCGATCAAGCTGCCGTCCGCGGAGCCCCCGGTCGCGGAACCCGAGCCGGACCCCGAGCCCGAGCCGGACCCCGAGCCCGAGCTGGAGATCGCGCCCGAGCCGGAACCGGAGCTCGCTCCTGAGCCGGTCGAGGAACCCGCCGAGGTCGCCCCGGAGCTCGCCCCCGAGGCCGCCGTCGAGGCCCCCGAAGAAGCCGAGCCCACGGACGCTCCGGACGCGGATGAAACGGCCGCCCCGGACGATGCAGCCACCCCGGACGAGGCCCCCGCACCCGACGAAACCGTCGACGAATCCGCCGACGCGACGGCCGCCGAAACCCCCGACGTCACCCCCCTCCACGACGACCACCCCCTCGTCTCCTACGTCCTTCGTGTGAACGGCACCGACCGTCCCGTCACGGGCGCCTGGATCGGCGAGTCGCTGCTCTACGTCCTGCGCGAGCGCCTCGGTCTCGCCGGGGCCAAGGACGGGTGCTCGCAGGGCGAGTGCGGGGCCTGCAACGTCCAGGTGGACGGCCGTCTCGTCGCGTCCTGCCTCGTGCCCGCCGCGACGACCGCGGGCAGCGAGGTCCGTACCGTCGAGGGCCTCGCCGCCGACGGACAGCCGTCCGACGTACAGCGCGCGCTCGCCGCGTGCGGGGCCGTGCAGTGCGGCTTCTGCGTACCCGGCATGGCGATGACCGTGCACGACCTCCTGGAGGGCAACCCCGCCCCCACCGACCTGGAGGCCCGCCGCGCCCTGTGCGGCAACCTCTGCCGCTGCTCCGGATACCGCGGTGTCCTCGACGCCGTGCGCGAGGTCGTCGCCGAGCGCGAGGCGTCCGCGCGGGACGAGCACGAGCAGTACGAGCAGCACGACCAGCAGGAGCAGCCCGGGCACGGTCACGCCGAAGCCCGCATCCCGCACCAGGCGGGCCCCTACGGCCAGGACGGAGGCCACGCGTGA
- a CDS encoding HU family DNA-binding protein, which produces MNRSELVAALADRAEVTRKDADAVLAAFAETVGEIVAKGDEKVTIPGFLTFERTHRAARTARNPQTGEPINIPAGYSVKVSAGSKLKEAAKGK; this is translated from the coding sequence ATGAACCGCAGTGAGCTGGTGGCCGCGCTGGCCGACCGCGCAGAGGTGACCCGCAAGGACGCCGACGCCGTGCTGGCCGCGTTCGCCGAGACCGTCGGCGAGATCGTTGCCAAGGGCGACGAGAAGGTCACCATCCCCGGCTTCCTGACCTTCGAGCGCACCCACCGTGCCGCTCGCACCGCCCGCAACCCGCAGACCGGCGAGCCGATCAACATTCCGGCCGGTTACAGCGTCAAGGTTTCGGCTGGTTCCAAGCTGAAGGAAGCGGCGAAGGGCAAGTAG
- a CDS encoding NAD-dependent malic enzyme: MATAPSVSYSMTVRLEVPASGTAVSQLTTAVESSGGSVTGLDVTASGHEMLRIDVTIAASSTTHADEIVEQLRTIEGVTLGKVSDRTFLMHLGGKIEMASKHPIRNRDDLSMVYTPGVARVCMAIAENPEDARRLTIKRNSVAVVTDGSAVLGLGNIGPKAALPVMEGKAALFKRFAGIDAWPLCLDTQDTDAIVEIVKAIAPGFAGINLEDISAPRCFEIEARLREALDIPVFHDDQHGTAIVVLAALTNALRVVNKGMGDVRVVMSGAGAAGTAILKLLLAAGVKNAVVADIHGVVHADREDLVSHEADSPLRWIAENTNPEGLTGTLKEAVVGADVFIGVSAPNVLNGDDVAAMAQDAIVFALANPDPEVDPAIARQTAAVVATGRSDFPNQINNVLVFPGVFRGLLDAQSRTVNTEMMLAAAGALADVVAEDELNRNYIIPSVFNDKVAPAVADAVRTAAKAAGAAVTGATA; this comes from the coding sequence ATGGCAACGGCGCCCAGCGTCTCCTACTCGATGACGGTCCGGCTGGAGGTGCCCGCGAGCGGAACGGCGGTCTCCCAGCTCACCACGGCCGTCGAGTCTTCCGGGGGCTCGGTCACCGGCCTCGACGTCACGGCCTCCGGCCACGAGATGCTGCGGATCGACGTGACGATCGCGGCGTCCTCCACCACGCACGCCGACGAGATCGTCGAGCAGCTGCGCACCATCGAGGGTGTCACCCTCGGCAAGGTCTCCGACCGTACGTTCCTGATGCACCTCGGCGGCAAGATCGAGATGGCGTCGAAGCACCCCATCCGCAACCGTGACGACCTCTCCATGGTCTACACGCCGGGTGTCGCCCGCGTCTGCATGGCGATCGCCGAGAACCCCGAGGACGCGCGCCGCCTCACCATCAAGCGCAACTCCGTTGCGGTCGTAACGGACGGTTCGGCCGTCCTCGGCCTCGGCAACATCGGCCCGAAGGCCGCGCTGCCGGTCATGGAGGGCAAGGCGGCCCTCTTCAAGCGCTTCGCCGGCATCGACGCCTGGCCGCTCTGCCTGGACACCCAGGACACCGACGCCATCGTCGAGATCGTCAAGGCCATCGCCCCCGGCTTCGCGGGCATCAACCTGGAGGACATCTCGGCGCCCCGCTGCTTCGAGATCGAGGCCCGCCTTCGCGAGGCCCTCGACATCCCCGTCTTCCACGACGACCAGCACGGCACCGCCATCGTCGTCCTCGCCGCCCTCACCAACGCCCTGCGCGTGGTCAACAAGGGCATGGGCGACGTGCGCGTGGTCATGTCGGGCGCCGGAGCGGCCGGCACGGCCATCCTCAAGCTGCTGCTCGCCGCCGGCGTCAAGAACGCCGTCGTGGCCGACATCCACGGCGTCGTGCACGCCGACCGCGAGGACCTGGTGTCCCACGAGGCCGACTCGCCGCTGCGCTGGATCGCCGAGAACACCAACCCGGAGGGCCTCACCGGCACCCTCAAGGAGGCCGTCGTCGGCGCCGACGTCTTCATCGGCGTGTCGGCCCCGAACGTGCTGAACGGCGACGACGTCGCGGCCATGGCCCAGGACGCCATCGTGTTCGCGCTCGCGAACCCCGACCCCGAGGTCGACCCCGCAATCGCCCGTCAGACGGCCGCAGTTGTCGCCACCGGACGCTCGGACTTCCCGAACCAGATCAACAACGTCCTGGTCTTCCCCGGCGTCTTCCGCGGCCTCCTCGACGCCCAGTCGCGGACGGTCAACACGGAGATGATGCTGGCCGCCGCGGGTGCCCTCGCGGACGTCGTCGCCGAGGACGAGCTGAACCGGAACTACATCATCCCCAGCGTCTTCAACGACAAGGTCGCGCCCGCCGTGGCCGACGCCGTGCGGACCGCCGCGAAGGCCGCGGGGGCCGCTGTGACAGGCGCCACGGCCTAG
- a CDS encoding FAD binding domain-containing protein, with protein MTTHAPQAAQTPQSVKLPATLDEAVAALAAMPAAVPVAGGTDLMASVNSGQLRPAALVGLGRISEIRGWQYQDGHALLGAGLTHARMGRPDFAALIPALAAAARAAGPPQIRNAGTLGGNIASAAPTGDALPVLAALEAALIIAGPGGARREIPVSHLLTGMEMLRPGELIGFVRVPLLHAPQVFLKATGRTGPGRATASVALVLDPARRGVRCAVGAIAPMPLRPLEAEEWVASLIDWDGERGSLVPEAVTAFGEYVATACIPDQPPAADGTEQPLAPAVLHLRRTVAALARRALGRALS; from the coding sequence TTGACCACGCACGCACCGCAGGCGGCGCAGACACCGCAATCGGTGAAGCTGCCCGCCACGCTGGACGAGGCAGTGGCGGCGCTCGCCGCCATGCCCGCCGCCGTGCCCGTCGCCGGCGGCACGGACCTGATGGCTTCGGTCAATTCGGGACAACTGCGGCCCGCCGCGCTCGTGGGCCTCGGCCGCATCAGCGAGATCCGCGGCTGGCAGTACCAGGACGGGCACGCCCTGCTCGGCGCCGGTCTCACCCACGCCCGCATGGGCCGCCCCGACTTCGCCGCGCTGATCCCCGCCCTGGCCGCCGCCGCGCGCGCCGCGGGACCGCCCCAGATCCGCAACGCGGGCACCCTCGGCGGCAACATCGCGTCGGCCGCGCCGACCGGTGACGCGCTGCCCGTCCTCGCCGCGCTCGAAGCGGCGCTGATCATCGCGGGACCCGGCGGCGCCCGCCGCGAGATCCCCGTGTCGCACCTGCTCACCGGCATGGAGATGCTCCGCCCCGGTGAACTCATCGGCTTCGTGCGCGTACCGCTGCTGCACGCACCCCAGGTCTTCCTCAAGGCGACAGGACGCACGGGCCCCGGCCGGGCCACCGCCTCCGTCGCCCTCGTCCTCGACCCCGCCCGGCGCGGGGTGCGGTGCGCCGTCGGCGCCATCGCGCCCATGCCGCTGCGGCCCCTGGAGGCCGAGGAGTGGGTGGCCTCCCTGATCGACTGGGACGGCGAGCGGGGCAGTCTCGTCCCGGAGGCGGTCACCGCCTTCGGTGAGTACGTCGCCACCGCCTGCATCCCCGACCAACCCCCGGCGGCCGACGGCACGGAACAGCCGCTGGCCCCCGCGGTACTGCACCTGCGGCGCACCGTCGCCGCGCTGGCCCGACGAGCACTGGGGAGGGCGCTGTCGTGA
- a CDS encoding YqgE/AlgH family protein, which translates to MTEVSSLTGRLLVATPALADPNFDRAVVLLLDHDEKGSLGVVLNRPTPVDVTDILEGWGRLAGAPGVVFQGGPVSLDSALGVAVIPGEEGTPPGARKRGPAPRDPVGFRRVHGAIGLVDLEAPPELLAPALGSLRIFAGYSGWGPGQLENELADGAWYVVESEPGDVSSPDPERLWRAVLRRQRSELAMVATYPDDASLN; encoded by the coding sequence ATGACCGAGGTGTCCTCGCTCACAGGCCGGCTGCTCGTGGCCACACCGGCCCTGGCGGACCCGAACTTCGACCGCGCGGTGGTGCTGCTCCTCGACCACGACGAGAAGGGCTCGCTCGGCGTGGTCCTGAACCGCCCGACGCCCGTGGACGTCACCGACATCCTGGAGGGCTGGGGGCGGCTGGCCGGTGCGCCCGGAGTGGTCTTCCAGGGCGGACCCGTCTCGCTGGACTCGGCGCTCGGGGTCGCGGTGATCCCCGGCGAGGAGGGCACGCCGCCCGGCGCCCGGAAGCGGGGGCCCGCTCCCCGTGACCCCGTCGGCTTCCGCCGCGTCCACGGCGCGATCGGCCTCGTCGACCTGGAGGCCCCGCCGGAACTCCTCGCCCCCGCCCTCGGCTCCCTCCGCATCTTCGCGGGCTATTCGGGCTGGGGCCCCGGCCAGCTGGAGAACGAACTCGCGGACGGCGCCTGGTACGTGGTCGAGTCCGAGCCGGGTGACGTCTCGTCCCCGGATCCGGAGCGGCTGTGGCGGGCGGTCCTGCGACGCCAGCGGAGCGAGCTGGCGATGGTGGCCACCTATCCGGACGACGCGTCGCTGAACTGA
- a CDS encoding MFS transporter has product MRKVWLLMVGSFTLGLDAYVMAGLLPVVADDLGTTVSLAGQMVTVFTLAYAVSAPLVAGLLSGVRPRVLIVAALAVFTLGNGLTALAPGLAVLLVARAVAGVGAGVYSALSTAAAAALAGEERRGRALALVMGGMSSGTVLGVPLGVLLADHTSWRATMWLVTGLGAVALLGLAAGLPDIPAAPAVPVRARLGALSDRKVLPIVGVSFLGAVASLGLYTYLAPVLASSGGVGDGAVAPYLWAWGIGGVLGSVVAGPLVDRTGRVFALVTGIVSTLVVAIGLLPLLGAAAYPALVVWGAAGWAFQVPQQHRLLALRAGRGTVALALNNSALYLGSAVGSGAAGLALAAGLAPMYLPWAAAAVAAAGLVLHLLHRAPARPADTGSMETAAAGTRRA; this is encoded by the coding sequence GTGCGCAAGGTATGGCTGTTGATGGTGGGGTCCTTCACGCTCGGGCTCGACGCCTACGTGATGGCGGGGCTCCTGCCGGTGGTCGCCGACGACCTGGGGACGACCGTCTCGCTCGCCGGGCAGATGGTCACCGTCTTCACCCTCGCCTACGCGGTGAGCGCGCCACTCGTCGCCGGACTCCTCTCCGGGGTCCGCCCGCGCGTGCTCATCGTCGCCGCGCTCGCCGTCTTCACCCTCGGCAACGGGCTCACCGCGCTCGCGCCCGGCCTCGCCGTGCTGCTCGTCGCGCGCGCCGTGGCGGGGGTCGGCGCCGGGGTCTACTCGGCACTGTCCACCGCGGCCGCCGCCGCGCTCGCGGGGGAGGAGCGGCGCGGGCGGGCGCTCGCGCTGGTGATGGGCGGGATGAGTTCGGGCACGGTCCTGGGCGTGCCGCTGGGTGTGCTGCTCGCCGACCACACCTCGTGGCGGGCCACGATGTGGCTGGTGACGGGGCTCGGCGCGGTCGCGCTGCTCGGCCTCGCGGCGGGGCTCCCGGACATTCCCGCGGCCCCGGCGGTCCCGGTGCGGGCTCGGCTCGGGGCGCTCTCCGACCGGAAGGTGCTGCCCATCGTCGGTGTCTCGTTCCTGGGCGCGGTGGCGAGCCTCGGCCTGTACACCTACCTGGCGCCCGTGCTCGCCTCCTCGGGTGGTGTGGGCGACGGTGCGGTGGCGCCCTACCTGTGGGCGTGGGGGATCGGCGGGGTGCTCGGCAGCGTCGTCGCGGGACCGCTGGTGGACCGTACGGGACGGGTGTTCGCCCTCGTGACCGGAATCGTCTCCACCCTGGTCGTCGCGATCGGCCTGCTGCCGCTGCTCGGCGCCGCCGCGTACCCCGCGCTCGTCGTCTGGGGCGCCGCGGGCTGGGCGTTCCAGGTCCCGCAGCAGCACCGGCTGCTCGCCCTGCGCGCCGGACGCGGCACGGTCGCCCTCGCCCTCAACAACTCCGCCCTCTACCTGGGCAGCGCGGTCGGCTCCGGGGCGGCCGGGCTCGCCCTCGCGGCGGGCCTCGCACCCATGTACCTGCCCTGGGCGGCGGCCGCGGTCGCCGCGGCGGGCCTGGTCCTGCACCTGCTGCACAGGGCCCCCGCCCGCCCAGCCGACACCGGGTCCATGGAGACGGCCGCTGCCGGGACCCGCCGCGCGTGA
- the murA gene encoding UDP-N-acetylglucosamine 1-carboxyvinyltransferase gives MTVTDDVLLVHGGTPLEGEIRVRGAKNLVPKAMVAALLGSAPSRLRNVPDIRDVRVVRGLLQLHGVTVRPGEEPGELIMDPSHVESANVADIDAHAGSSRIPILFCGPLLHRLGHAFIPGLGGCDIGGRPIDFHFEVLRQFGATIEKREGGQYLEAPQRLRGTKIRLPYPSVGATEQVLLTAVLAEGVTELSNAAVEPEIEDLICVLQKMGAIIAMDTDRTIRITGVDSLGGYNHHALSDRLEAASWASAALATEGNIYVRGAQQRSMMTFLNTYRKVGGAFEIDDEGIRFWHPGGSLDAIALETDVHPGFQTDWQQPLVVALTQAAGLSIVHETVYESRLGFTSALNQMGAHIQLYRECLGGSDCRFGQRNFLHSAVVSGPTKLQGADLVIPDLRGGFSYLIAALAAQGTSRVHGIDLINRGYENFMEKLVELGAKVELPGKAPLG, from the coding sequence ATGACCGTCACCGATGATGTCCTGCTTGTCCACGGCGGCACTCCGCTCGAGGGCGAGATCCGTGTCCGCGGCGCGAAGAACCTCGTGCCGAAGGCCATGGTGGCCGCGCTGCTCGGCAGCGCCCCGAGCCGGCTGCGCAATGTCCCAGACATCCGCGACGTACGCGTCGTGCGCGGTCTGCTGCAGCTGCACGGCGTGACGGTCCGCCCCGGTGAGGAGCCGGGCGAGCTCATCATGGACCCCTCCCACGTGGAGAGCGCGAACGTCGCCGACATCGACGCCCACGCGGGGTCGTCGCGCATTCCGATCCTCTTCTGCGGCCCCCTGCTGCACCGCCTCGGGCACGCCTTCATCCCGGGTCTCGGCGGCTGTGACATCGGCGGCCGGCCGATCGACTTCCACTTCGAGGTGCTCCGCCAGTTCGGCGCGACCATCGAGAAGCGCGAGGGCGGCCAGTACCTGGAGGCCCCGCAGCGGCTGCGCGGCACGAAGATCCGGCTGCCGTACCCGTCCGTGGGCGCCACCGAGCAGGTCCTGCTCACCGCCGTCCTCGCGGAGGGCGTGACGGAGCTCTCGAACGCCGCGGTGGAGCCGGAGATCGAGGACCTGATCTGCGTCCTGCAGAAAATGGGCGCGATCATCGCCATGGACACCGACCGGACCATCCGGATCACCGGTGTCGACAGCCTCGGCGGCTACAACCACCACGCCCTCTCGGACCGCCTGGAGGCCGCCTCCTGGGCGTCCGCCGCCCTGGCGACCGAGGGCAACATCTACGTCCGCGGCGCCCAGCAGCGCTCGATGATGACGTTCCTGAACACCTACCGGAAGGTGGGCGGTGCCTTCGAGATCGACGACGAGGGCATCCGCTTCTGGCACCCGGGCGGCTCGCTCGACGCGATCGCCCTGGAGACGGACGTGCACCCCGGCTTCCAGACCGACTGGCAGCAGCCGCTCGTCGTGGCGCTGACGCAGGCCGCGGGCCTGTCGATCGTCCACGAGACGGTCTACGAGTCGCGGCTCGGCTTCACCTCCGCGCTCAACCAGATGGGTGCACACATCCAGCTGTACCGCGAGTGCCTCGGCGGTTCCGACTGCCGCTTCGGCCAGCGGAACTTCCTCCACTCGGCGGTGGTCAGCGGCCCGACGAAGCTCCAGGGCGCCGATCTGGTCATCCCGGACCTGCGCGGCGGCTTCTCGTACCTCATCGCCGCCCTGGCGGCGCAGGGCACGTCCCGCGTCCACGGCATCGACCTGATCAACCGCGGCTACGAGAACTTCATGGAGAAGCTCGTGGAGCTCGGCGCGAAGGTCGAGCTGCCCGGCAAAGCACCGCTGGGCTAG